Proteins from one Puntigrus tetrazona isolate hp1 chromosome 10, ASM1883169v1, whole genome shotgun sequence genomic window:
- the ggcx gene encoding vitamin K-dependent gamma-carboxylase codes for MEPGASDATAGAPYVEPSKMKKKSIKENKKETLAQVEHTSTMKHLFGFEKEDISSWHRLVCLFNRPTDPASLGIFRFLFGMLMALDITQERGLSHLDYKYLDGAPVCRFPLFNFLKPLPMDWMFFVYFVMFLGAVGIMLGCFYRLACLMFISTYWYIFFLDKTTWNNHSYLYGLIGFQLTLMDANRYWSLDGLRNPRKRNAHVPLWNYTMLRTQIFIVYFIAGVKKLDADWVEGYSMKYLAHHWLFDPFKLILPVELISLMVVHGGGLILDLTAGYLLFFDATRPVAFFFVSYFHCMNSQLFSIGMFSYTMLATSPLFCYPDWPRRFFGHFPEFLQPILPFVSPAPVSSSSCVYPEPPSESREQQEEAQAAPKPITPSFKHKFRAIFAILYIIEQFFLPYSHFITQGYNNWTNGLYGYSWDMMVHSRSHQHVKITYRDGVTGEMGYLNPGVFTQSRRWKDHGDMLKQYATCLSENLPHFNISDPEIYFDIWVSINDRFQQRIFDPRVDIVKADWSPFHPNSWLMPLLVDLSPWRNKFEEIEGSLDNQTEVVFIADFPGLYLENFVSEDLGNTSVQVLGGLVNVEIVEEKKNYSLQPGEKMQIPAGAYHKVYTTSGGPSCYMYIYVNTTEAELQKNFTKLSELQEKVRNGTETEPLPPELQPLITGLDDQDSDDNVIDPVVRLFLKRQKRMQEVKKRREASTIERFQRFASKKYYSIRRGFLMTAIALRNLAVGLPPIEQLTREVAYANMKEPETEAETETNQDEHLKDEGGHGEL; via the exons ATGGAGCCGGGGGCGAGTGACGCGACAGCAG GTGCTCCATACGTTGAACCAtccaaaatgaagaaaaagagcaTTAAGGAGAACAAAAAGGAAACCTTAGCCCAAGTGGAGCATACCAGCACTATGAAGCATCTCTTTGGCTTTGAGAAGGAAGACATCTCCTCGTGGCATCGGCTGGTATGTCTCTTCAATCGCCCCACTGACCCAGCCTCTTTGGGCATTTTTCGTTTCTTATTTG GTATGCTCATGGCACTGGACATCACCCAGGAGCGAGGACTAAGTCATCTGGATTACAAGTATTTAGATGGGGCACCAGTGTGCCGCTTCCCCCTCTTCAACTTCCTGAAGCCCCTTCCCATGGACTGGATGttctttgtgtattttgtgaTGTTCCTTG GTGCTGTTGGTATCATGCTCGGCTGTTTTTATCGCCTTGCCTGTCTTATGTTTATATCCACTTACTGGTACATTTTCTTCCTGGACAAAACAACCTGGAACAATCATTCTTATCTGTACGGACTCATTGGCTTTCAGCTCACACTCATGGATGCCAACAGATACTG GTCATTAGATGGACTTCGAAACCCTAGGAAAAGGAACGCCCATGTACCACTCTGGAACTACACTATGCTGAGAACTCAG ATCTTCATAGTGTACTTTATTGCTGGAGTCAAGAAACTGGATGCTGATTGGGTGGAAGGATACTCAATGAAGTACTTGGCGCACCATTGGTTATTTGACCCTTTCAA GCTAATCTTGCCTGTTGAATTGATCAGTCTGATGGTGGTCCATGGTGGAGGTCTGATCTTAGACCTCACAGCTGGCTATCTGCTCTTTTTCGATGCCACACGTCCCGTTGCCTTCTTCTTTGTCAGCTATTTCCACTGCATGAATTCCCAGCTTTTTAGCATTG GAATGTTTTCCTACACCATGTTGGCCACAAGTCCTCTCTTCTGCTACCCCGACTGGCCAAGACGCTTTTTCGGCCATTTCCCAGAGTTCCTCCAGCCCATACTGCCCTTTGTCTCTCCTGCCCCGGTTTCTAGCTCCTCCTGTGTCTACCCAGAACCACCCAGTGAATCTCGAGAACAGCAAGAAGAGGCTCAAGCTGCTCCCAAACCCATCACTCCGAGCTTCAAACACAAGTTTAGAGCCATCTTCGCCATCCTTTACATCATAGAACAGTTCTTCTTGCCGTACTCACACTTCATCACGCAG GGCTATAATAACTGGACAAATGGACTGTATGGCTACTCATGGGACATGATGGTTCACTCTCGCTCACATCAACATGTCAAGATCACCTACAGAGACGGAGTAACGGGGGAGATGGGATATCTGAACCCTGGC GTTTTCACTCAGAGTCGGAGATGGAAAGACCATGGAGACATGTTGAAGCAGTACGCCACTTGCCTGAGTGAAAATCTGCCACACTTCAACATCTCAGACCCAGAGATCTACTTTGACATATGGGTGTCTATTAATGACCGCTTCCAGCAAAG GATATTTGACCCACGTGTTGACATCGTAAAGGCTGACTGGTCACCATTCCATCCCAATTCATGGCTCATGCCGCTGCTCGTTGATCTCTCACCATGGAGAAATAAATTTGAGGAGATTGAAGGGTCTTTAGACAACCAGACTGAGGTGGTCTTCATCGCTGACTTCCCAG GCCTTTATCTTGAAAACTTTGTGAGTGAGGATCTTGGCAACACCAGTGTTCAAGTCCTGGGAGGTCTGGTGAATGTTGAAATAGTGGAAGAGAAGAAGAATTATAGTTTGCAACCTGGTGAAAAGATGCAG ATTCCAGCAGGTGCATATCATAAGGTGTACACTACGTCTGGAGGGCCATCGTGTTACATGTACATCTATGTAAATACTACTGAAGCTGAGCTTCAGAAAAACTTCACAAAGCTTTCTGAACTTCAAGAGAAAGTACGCAATGGAACAG AAACCGAGCCTTTGCCTCCTGAGCTGCAGCCGCTCATCACTGGTCTCGATGACCAGGACTCGGACGACAACGTGATCGACCCCGTAGTGCGACTTTTCCTGAAACGACAGAAGCGCATGCAGGAGGTGAAAAAGAGACGAGAAGCTTCTACGATTGAAAGGTTCCAGAGATTTGCTTCAAAGAAATACTACTCAATTAGAAGAGg GTTCCTGATGACAGCCATCGCGTTGCGTAATCTGGCCGTGGGTTTGCCACCGATAGAGCAACTGACAAGAGAAGTGGCTTACGCCAACATGAAGGAACCTGAGACAGAGGCCGAGACAGAGACCAATCAGGATGAGCATCTTAAAGATGAGGGGGGCCACGGAGAGCTGTGA
- the snx24 gene encoding sorting nexin-24 — translation MHHIEVSIPSFRSEGSNVEKGYTVFKIEVLMCGRQHTVEKRYSEFHALHKMLKKIIKPPEIPSKHVRNWVPKVLEQRRQGLELYLQTIIMENEVLPKIFLDFLNIRHFPSLPKTESCGSFETESEESSKLTHQPALLFQRDPYLLPTTNDAFSNMVIEGVIRGIFYPDFQPS, via the exons ATGCACCATATAGAAGTGTCGATCCCGTCTTTTCGGTCGGAGGGCAGTAACGTGGAGAAGGGCTACACG GTTTTTAAAATCGAGGTGCTCATGTGTGGTAGACAGCATACTGTCGAGAAAAGATACAGTGAATTTCACGCTCTGCATAAAATG CTTAAAAAGATCATTAAACCTCCTGAAATTCCTTCGAAGCATGTGAGGAACTGGGTGCCAAAGGTTCTCGAGCAGAGGAGACAGGGACTTGAGCTCTACCTCCAG aCTATAATCATGGAAAATGAGGTTCTTCCTAAGATATTCTTGGATTTCCTCAATATCCGCCATTTCCCATCACTGCCAAAAACTGAGAGTTGTGG atCATTTGAAACTGAATCAGAGGAATCAAG TAAACTTACACACCAACCAGCACTTCTCTTCCAGAGGGATCCCTATCTGCTGCCTACCACCAATG ATGCGTTTTCTAATATGGTTATTGAAGGTGTGATACGTGGAATATTTTACCCAGACTTCCAGCCAAGTTAG